Sequence from the Seonamhaeicola sp. ML3 genome:
TTGGAGATTTTAGGATTGAATGCGGAATTCAAAGCGCTAAAAAAGAAGCCCGTTATCATGAGGCGTGTGCACTATTTAGAAACCGCACTAAAAAATTCTAAAAGTGAAAACATACAAGAGTACGCAGAATCGATTTTATTATTCTCATTATTTATTGAACACGTATCGTTATTCTCTCAGTTCTTGATCATTATGGCTTTCAATAAGCACAAAAATATGCTTAAGGGTATTTCTAATGTGGTTGAGGCAACATCGAAAGAAGAGCAAATTCATGGCGACTTTGGTATTGATGTTATCAAAATCATCAAGAAAGAGAACCCATCTTGGTTTGGAGACGATTATAACGTAAAAATTCAAGAAATCTGTAAAGAAGCCTTTAAAGCTGAAAGTGATATTGTAGACTGGATTTTTGAAGAAGGCGAATTAGACTTCTTGCCTAAAAACGTTGTAAACGAGTTTATTAAAAACAGATTCAACAATTCTTTGGAAAGTATAGGAATTGACAAAGTCTTTGATATTGACCAGGAATTAGTAGCCCAAACAGAATGGTTTGATGATGAAATCATTGGAACCAAACATGGCGATTTCTTTGTAAAAAGATCCATTAACTATAGTAAAAGAACAAAAAGTATAACTAGCGACGACCTTTTTTAAAATATGAAACTTAACACACAGCAACAAGACAACCAAACCACAGAACAACAATCTAATTACAACGATTTAATTAATGCTCGTAAAGAGCAAATTAAAAATGTAAATAGCAAAGAAGAGTTAAATTTTGAATGGCTAACCGAAAACAGCCGTAAATTCTTGGCATCTGGATACCTAACAGAAGGTGCTACTCCAGAAGAAAGAATACGTGAGATAGCCGAAAGAGCCGAACAAATTCTTAAAATTGATGGCTACGCAGACAAGTTTTACAAATACATGTCTGAAGGCTTCTATTCTTTAGCTTCGCCTGTTTGGTCTAATTTTGGAAAAAAACGAGGCTTACCAATTAGTTGTTTTGGTTCTAACATTGCAGATGATATGGGTAACATCCTGTACACGCAATCTGAAGTTGGAATGATGTCTAAATTAGGCGGTGGAACTTCTGGTTATTTTGGGAATCTTAGACATAGAGGGGCGCCTGTAAAAAATAACGGTTCATCTTCGGGTGCAGTTCATATCATGCAGCTTTTCGAGAAAATGGTAGATGTTGTTAGTCAAGGCTCTGTAAGACGCGGACGATTCTCGCCATATTTACCTGTTGAACACCAAGATATCAATGAATTTTTAGAAATTGGTACTGAAGGAAACTCTATCCAAGAGCTAACACACGGTGTTACTGTTAGCGACAAGTGGATGCAAGAAATGATAGATGGCGATGTTGATAAGCGTTCTATTTGGGCAAAAGTTATACAACGTAGAGGTGAAATAGGATATCCATACATTTTCTTTAATGATCATGCCAATAACCAAGCGCCTGAAGTATATAAGGAGAATAAGCATAAAATTGTTGCTAGCAATTTATGTACTGAAATCATGCTACCATCCAATGAAAAATGGTCGTTTGTATGTGTGTTATCATCTGTGAATTTATTACACTACGATAAATGGAAAGATACCGATGCTGTTGAAACCATGGTATACTTTTTAGATGCTG
This genomic interval carries:
- a CDS encoding ribonucleotide-diphosphate reductase subunit beta, which produces MEITHIIKRDYETSPFVLDKITNAVEKAMLSVNHGSRQDASEISDRVFESLLARKAMDARYVPTVEQVQDIVEDKLMGSAFHDAAKAYILYRDEQNRKRQTNIFEKRINLKPYEYPDLYEYVNAIRHSYWIHTEFNFTSDIQDFKAQLNSVEKSAIKNTMLAISQIEVAVKTFWGDIYQKMPKPEIGSVGATFAESEVRHHDAYSHLLEILGLNAEFKALKKKPVIMRRVHYLETALKNSKSENIQEYAESILLFSLFIEHVSLFSQFLIIMAFNKHKNMLKGISNVVEATSKEEQIHGDFGIDVIKIIKKENPSWFGDDYNVKIQEICKEAFKAESDIVDWIFEEGELDFLPKNVVNEFIKNRFNNSLESIGIDKVFDIDQELVAQTEWFDDEIIGTKHGDFFVKRSINYSKRTKSITSDDLF
- a CDS encoding ribonucleoside-diphosphate reductase subunit alpha, encoding MKLNTQQQDNQTTEQQSNYNDLINARKEQIKNVNSKEELNFEWLTENSRKFLASGYLTEGATPEERIREIAERAEQILKIDGYADKFYKYMSEGFYSLASPVWSNFGKKRGLPISCFGSNIADDMGNILYTQSEVGMMSKLGGGTSGYFGNLRHRGAPVKNNGSSSGAVHIMQLFEKMVDVVSQGSVRRGRFSPYLPVEHQDINEFLEIGTEGNSIQELTHGVTVSDKWMQEMIDGDVDKRSIWAKVIQRRGEIGYPYIFFNDHANNQAPEVYKENKHKIVASNLCTEIMLPSNEKWSFVCVLSSVNLLHYDKWKDTDAVETMVYFLDAVITEFIDKLEEFRDSDDLDDRQTFMFMERAYNFAKDNRALGLGALGWHSLLQSKMLPFDSAEAYDLNSEIFRVIKEKSYKASEELAERFGEPEVLKGYGRRNATLNAIAPTTSSAFILGQVSQGIEPIWSNIYVKDIAKIKTTIKNPYLLNLLEEKGMNTPEVWKSIRDHDGSVQHLEFLTELERDVFKTYSEIDQLTIVYQAANRQNHIDQGQSVNIIVHPDMPVKDINKIYVTAWQLGLKSLYYQHSMNAAQKFKQKKECTSCEG